In Oncorhynchus mykiss isolate Arlee chromosome 1, USDA_OmykA_1.1, whole genome shotgun sequence, the following proteins share a genomic window:
- the LOC110522188 gene encoding uncharacterized protein LOC110522188 gives MLENLQLLDLEGNDVNDLVQVQYLGRRSQLCTLTLEGNPVCMHPHPNATQFEEEKGNCYRLAVRELVPQLHYLDYMCAEEKAGPGCTNSMGEDWALLRESIKDGSCVAMAQGAGKILFCGNPVQALRARRQKMRMSISHVEGWPQILTILHSDEEKDDEGSLSIFSGEEVGGKRDGSSHWANTGSPDLPFQSPSSDVFQIKAKSLEVACISLSSESTLMPSPPQNATSDRGGWRVSELRARRLRLSGGVAEARAGTAVKPTDDHTELGPIRGDPGLRTKGSRSL, from the exons ATGCTGGAGAATCTACAGCTGTTGGACCTGGAAGGGAATGATGTGAATGACCTGGTGCAGGTGCAGTACCTGGGCCGGCGCTCCCAACTCTGCACGCTCACCCTAGAGGGAAACCCTGTCTGTATGCACCCCCACCCTAATGCCACACAG TTCGAGGAGGAAAAGGGGAACTGCTACCGGTTGGCGGTAAGGGAGCTGGTCCCACAGCTGCATTACCTAGACTACATGTGTGCAGAGGAGAAGGCAGGGCCTGGCTGCACCAACTCCATGGGGGAAGACTGGGCCCTGCTCAGAGAGTCCATCAAAGACGGCAGCTGCGTAGCGATggcacagg GTGCAGGGAAGATCTTGTTCTGTGGGAACCCTGTCCAGGCCCTCAGAGCCAGGCGACAGAAGATGAGG ATGTCTATTAGCCATGTCGAGGGATGGCCTCAGATACTGACCATCCTCCACAGTGATGAAGAGAAGGATGATGAAGGAAGTCTCAGCATTTTCAGTGGCGAGGAGGTGGGTGGAAAAAGAGATGGGTCGAGTCACTGGGCAAACACTGGCTCGCCAGACTTACCTTTCCAGTCCCCCTCTTCAG ATGTGTTTCAGATAAAAGCCAAATCCCTTGAGGTGGCCTGTATCTCCCTATCCTCTGAATCCACTCTGATGCCCTCTCCCCCTCAAAACGCCACATCAGACCGTGGTGGCTGGAGGGTGTCAGAGCTGCGAGCGCGCAGACTGAGGCTTAGTGGTGGGGTGGCTGAGGCCAGGGCTGGGACTGCTGTAAAGCCTACTGACGACCACACAGAGCTAGGGCCAATTAGAGGAGACCCAGGCTTGAGAACCAAGGGCTCCAGGAGTCTGTGA